Proteins encoded together in one Rhinopithecus roxellana isolate Shanxi Qingling chromosome 3, ASM756505v1, whole genome shotgun sequence window:
- the LOC115896490 gene encoding annexin-2 receptor, translated as MEQHFLGCVKRPWDSAEVAPEPGSPPIVSSEDRGPWPLPLYPVLGEYSLDSCDLGLLSSPCWRLPGVFWQNGLFPGVQSTLEPSTAKSPGFSWPGTQKQQEAPVEEVGQGEEPDRLTLQQLSWGSPPHSWNRQQDTDVSDSGCLSERRHPPALRRWRHPPGFSDCLERILRVGFAAFSVLWACCLRICGAKQP; from the coding sequence ATGGAGCAACATTTTCTTGGCTGTGTGAAGCGGCCTTGGGATTCCGCGGAGGTGGCGCCAGAGCCCGGGTCTCCGCCTATTGTGAGTTCAGAAGATCGTGGGCCCTGGCCTCTCCCTTTGTATCCTGTACTAGGAGAGTACTCATTGGACAGCTGTGACTTGGGACTGCTTTCCAGTCCTTGCTGGCGGCTACCCGGAGTCTTCTGGCAAAACGGACTCTTTCCTGGAGTCCAGAGCACCTTGGAACCAAGTACAGCGAAGTCCCCTGGGTTCAGTTGGCCGGGGACACAGAAGCAGCAAGAGGCACCCGTGgaagaggtggggcagggagaggaaccCGACAGACTCACGCTCCAGCAGCTTTCCTGGGGCAGTCCTCCCCATTCCTGGAACAGACAGCAGGACACCGACGTCTCTGACAGCGGGTGCCTTTCGGAACgccgccatcctcctgccctccGTCGGTGGCGCCACCCCCCGGGTTTCTCAGACTGCCTGGAGCGGATTCTTCGCGTTGGTTTTGCCGCGTTCTCTGTACTCTGGGCGTGCTGCCTACGAATCTGTGGAGCTAAGCAGCCTTAG
- the LOC115896527 gene encoding annexin-2 receptor-like: MEQHFLGCVKRPWDSAEVAPEPGSPPIVSSEDRGPWPLPLYPVLGEYSLDSCDLGLLSSPCWRLPGVFWQNELFPGVQSTLEPSTAESPGFSWPGTQKQQEAPVEEVGQGEEPDRLTLQQLSWGSPPHSWNRQQDTDVSDSGCLSERRHPPALRRWRHPPGFSDCLERILRVGFAAFSVLWACCLRICGAKQP, from the coding sequence ATGGAGCAACATTTTCTTGGCTGTGTGAAGCGGCCTTGGGATTCCGCGGAGGTGGCGCCAGAGCCCGGGTCTCCGCCTATTGTGAGTTCAGAAGATCGTGGGCCGTGGCCTCTCCCTTTGTATCCCGTACTAGGAGAGTACTCATTGGACAGCTGTGACTTGGGACTGCTTTCCAGTCCTTGCTGGCGGCTACCCGGAGTCTTCTGGCAAAACGAACTCTTTCCTGGAGTCCAGAGCACCTTGGAACCAAGTACAGCGGAGTCCCCTGGGTTCAGTTGGCCGGGGACACAGAAGCAGCAAGAGGCACCCGTGgaagaggtggggcagggagaggaaccCGACAGACTCACGCTCCAGCAGCTTTCCTGGGGCAGTCCTCCCCATTCCTGGAACAGACAGCAGGACACCGACGTCTCTGACAGCGGGTGCCTTTCGGAACgccgccatcctcctgccctccGTCGGTGGCGCCACCCCCCGGGTTTCTCAGACTGCCTGGAGCGGATTCTTCGCGTCGGTTTTGCCGCGTTCTCTGTACTCTGGGCGTGCTGCCTACGAATCTGTGGAGCTAAGCAGCCGTAG
- the LOC115896530 gene encoding annexin-2 receptor-like, giving the protein MEQHFLGCVKRPWDSAEVAPEPGSPPIVSSEDRGPWPLPLYPVLGEYSLDSCDLGLLSSPCWRLPGVYWQNELFPGVQSTLEPSTAESPGFSWPGTQKQQEAPVEEVGQGEEPDRLTLQQLSWGSPPHSWNRQQDTDVSDSGCLSERRHPPALRRWRHPPGFSDCLERILRVGFAAFSVLWACCLQICGAKQP; this is encoded by the coding sequence ATGGAGCAACATTTTCTTGGCTGTGTGAAGCGGCCTTGGGATTCCGCGGAGGTGGCGCCAGAGCCCGGGTCGCCGCCTATTGTGAGTTCAGAAGATCGTGGGCCGTGGCCTCTCCCTTTGTATCCCGTACTAGGAGAGTACTCATTGGACAGCTGTGATTTGGGACTGCTTTCCAGTCCTTGCTGGCGGCTACCCGGAGTCTACTGGCAAAACGAACTCTTTCCTGGAGTCCAGAGCACCTTGGAACCAAGTACAGCGGAGTCCCCTGGGTTCAGTTGGCCGGGGACACAGAAGCAGCAAGAGGCACCCGTGgaagaggtggggcagggagaggaaccCGACAGACTCACGCTCCAGCAGCTTTCCTGGGGCAGTCCTCCCCATTCCTGGAACAGACAGCAGGACACCGACGTCTCTGACAGCGGGTGCCTTTCGGAACgccgccatcctcctgccctccGTCGGTGGCGCCACCCCCCGGGTTTCTCAGACTGCCTGGAGCGGATTCTTCGCGTCGGTTTTGCCGCGTTCTCTGTACTCTGGGCGTGCTGCCTACAAATCTGTGGAGCTAAGCAGCCGTAG
- the LOC115896509 gene encoding annexin-2 receptor-like codes for MEQHFLGCVKRPWDSAEVAPEPGSPPIVSSEDRGPWPLPLYPVLGEYSLDSCDLGLLSSPCWRLPGVFWQNELFPGVQSTLEPSTAESPGFSWPGTLKQQEAPVEEVGQGEEPDRLTLQQLSWGSPPHSWNRQQDTDVSDSGCLSERRHPPALRRWRHPPGFSDCLERILRVGFAAFSVLWACCLRICGAKQP; via the coding sequence ATGGAGCAACATTTTCTTGGCTGTGTGAAGCGGCCTTGGGATTCCGCGGAGGTGGCGCCAGAGCCCGGGTCTCCGCCTATTGTGAGTTCAGAAGATCGTGGGCCGTGGCCTCTCCCTTTGTATCCCGTACTAGGAGAGTACTCATTGGACAGCTGTGATTTGGGACTGCTTTCCAGTCCTTGCTGGCGGCTACCCGGAGTCTTCTGGCAAAACGAACTCTTTCCTGGAGTCCAGAGCACCTTGGAACCAAGTACAGCGGAGTCCCCTGGGTTCAGTTGGCCGGGGACACTGAAGCAGCAAGAGGCACCCGTGgaagaggtggggcagggagaggaaccCGACAGACTCACGCTCCAGCAGCTTTCCTGGGGCAGTCCTCCCCATTCCTGGAACAGACAGCAGGACACCGACGTCTCTGACAGCGGGTGCCTTTCGGAACgccgccatcctcctgccctccGTCGGTGGCGCCACCCCCCGGGTTTCTCAGACTGCCTGGAGCGGATTCTTCGCGTTGGTTTTGCCGCGTTCTCTGTACTCTGGGCGTGCTGCCTACGAATCTGTGGAGCTAAGCAGCCGTAG